In a single window of the Papaver somniferum cultivar HN1 chromosome 8, ASM357369v1, whole genome shotgun sequence genome:
- the LOC113302576 gene encoding nucleoside diphosphate kinase 1-like, with product MEQTFIMIKPDGVQRGLVGEIVCRFEKKGFSLKGLKLISVERAFAEKHYEDLSSKPFFSGLVDYIISGPVVAMVWEGKNVVSTGRNIIGATNPAASAPGTIRGDYAVEIGRNIIHGSDAVESARKEIALWFPDGTVNWQSSLHPWIYEC from the exons ATGGAGCAAACCTTTATCATGATCAAGCCTGATGGTGTCCAAAGAGGATTG GTTGGTGAAATCGTCTGCAGATTTGAGAAGAAAGGTTTCTCCTTGAAAG GATTGAAGCTTATTAGTGTTGAACGTGCTTTTGCTGAGAAGCATTACGAGGATCTCTCCTCAAAGCCTTTCTTCAGTGGATTGGTTGATTACATTATTTCTGGCCCTGTTGTTGCTATGGTTTGGGAGGGAAAGAATGTTGTTTCTACTGGCCGTAATATCATCGGAGCCACCAACCCAGCAGCCTCTGCTCCTGGTACCATCCGTGGTGATTATGCTGTCGAAATTGGCAG GAACATTATTCACGGAAGTGATGCAGTTGAGAGTGCAAGGAAGGAGATTGCATTGTGGTTCCCTGATGGTACAGTGAACTGGCAGAGCAGCCTTCATCCATGGATCTATGAGTGCTAG